From one Colletotrichum destructivum chromosome 3, complete sequence genomic stretch:
- a CDS encoding Putative zn(2)Cys(6) fungal-type DNA-binding domain-containing protein, whose amino-acid sequence MGRRSKQRACFACVEAKRRCDQGLPCCSRCLDKEVDCVYPALRRFRPFPPSSSSSLSQNIDPRLESCSSSWDISSSWPGADMQDMSLQGTDMESMDEVLFAPPTNSSAASLTNTTAAPSLSSSAAAANQADTEAGSHTSSQAEGLNWFLQSPSWTIVFQRSPPNSVPPAAVFTNFVRGLQSWLVRFLHRGHNPFIHRQLYSETTLPQCMQDAYAAVAIVQTVTPDNEHVVDAVSNSFVLNLLAAHSTADPSTFMPLLSTKQHLARTQALLIHLLLSLFSPSISRRAKAESLIDTARLWARQLWESAALDATSSPVFPNALSVSCDTALENDDVVSSLYRAFILSESIHRTFLLTSIVTGVYTSLKTTWTHGCAGDVCITMRGDLWEAPSAARWEAIARKEDPLYLYSLKGQTFLSRGIRAAEVDEYARLLFTVLWGLEKVEHWVVSTGDAVSVIY is encoded by the coding sequence ATGGGCCGACGATCCAAACAGAGGGCTTGTTTTGCCtgcgtcgaggccaagagacGCTGCGACCAGGGCTTGCCGTGTTGTTCGCGATGCCTCGATAAAGAGGTGGACTGCGTCTATCCCGCCCTCCGCCGGTTTCGGCCCTTtccgccatcctcctcgtcgtcactcTCACAAAACATCGACCCGAGGCTGGAATCCTGTTCCTCCAGCTGGGACATCTCCTCATCATGGCCGGGGGCCGACATGCAGGACATGTCGCTCCAGGGGACGGATATGGAGTCCATGGACGAGGTCCTCTTTGCTCCGCCGACCAACTCGAGCGCGGCTAGTCTGACCAACACGACGGCCGCACCGTCGTTgtcttcctccgccgccgccgccaaccaaGCCGATACCGAGGCGGGAAGTCACACAAGCTCCCAGGCGGAAGGCCTCAACTGGTTCCTCCAATCCCCGTCCTGGACCATTGTGTTTCAACGATCGCCTCCGAACTCCGttccgcccgccgccgtcttcaccaaCTTCGTCCGCGGCTTACAGTCCTGGCTCGTCCGCTTCCTCCACCGGGGCCACAACCCCTTCATCCACCGCCAGCTCTACTCGGAGACGACGTTGCCCCAGTGTATGCAAGACGCctacgccgccgtcgccatcgtccagACCGTCACCCCGGACAAcgagcacgtcgtcgacgccgtgtcCAACAGCTTCGTCCTGAACCTGCTGGCCGCCCACTCCACGGCCGACCCGTCGACCTTTATGCCCTTGCTCTCCACCAAGCAGCACCTCGCCCGCACCCAGGCCCTCCTGATACACCTCTTGctgtccctcttctccccctccatctcccgccgggccaaggccgagagccTGATCGACACAGCCCGTCTGTGGGCCCGCCAGCTCTGGGAGTCGGCCGCGCTGGACgccacctcgtcgcccgtcttCCCGAACGCGCTGTCCGTGTCGTGCGACACCGCGctcgagaacgacgacgtcgtctcgAGCCTCTACCGGGCTTTCATCCTCTCCGAGTCTATCCACCGCACTTTCCTGCTCACGAGCATCGTCACCGGCGTCTACACCAGTCTCAAGACGACGTGGACCCATGGCTGCGCCGGGGACGTTTGCATCACGATGCGCGGGGATCTCTGGGAGGCCCCGTCGGCCGCCCGGTGGGAGGCCATCGCCAGGAAGGAGGATCCGCTGTATCTCTACAGTCTCAAGGGACAGACCTTTCTGTCGCGCGGCATAcgagccgccgaggtcgacgagtACGCTCGGCTGCTCTTCACTGTGCTGTGGGGGCTGGAAAAGGTTGAGCACTGGGTTGTCAGCACCGGCGACGCTGTCTCTGTGATATACTGA
- a CDS encoding Putative short-chain dehydrogenase/reductase SDR, NAD(P)-binding domain superfamily → MTPQWNPLSEMPDLRGKVAVVTGGNSDIGREVVRLLAWKGAKVYFTTRSEAKALEARKRIQDAYPDIEPDNLQYMTLDVADLRSITSVADKLMEKERKVDVLVHAAAAGTTSTDPVGPGWEVHMATNLIGPFVFTNRLLPLLKNAVREPGSDVRVVTMSSSAQTAMVPSSYKFRFTTADFLRNPVPSPPWQWRYLGRFIFGFDTTRYGVSKAANAIFAQELQRRLDEQKLPIVSLAVHPGEVATAGVDRINTALVRAISHLMFVSPEQGAATPVFAAVAKEVRQDPLKYNGKFVFPVGALGQPNAVASDEKQVQGLWQNTTAEVNKHLQAEGLPLLSPW, encoded by the exons ATGACTCCTCAGTGGAATCCTCTCAGCGAAATGCCCGACTTGCGCGGCAAGGTTGCCGTTGTAACGGGAGGAAA TAGCGATATTGGCCGCGAAGTAGTGAGGCTCCTCGCCTGGAAGGGGGCGAAGGTCTACTTTACCACGCGgtccgaggccaaggcgctcgaggcgcgGAAACGCATCCAGGATGCCTACCCAGACATCGAGCCGGACAACTTGCAGTATATGACGCTGGACGTGGCCGACCTACGGAGCATAACCTCCGTCGCCGATAAgctgatggagaaggagagaaaggtTGACGTATTGG TTcatgctgccgccgcagggACAACCTCCACTGATCCCGTGGGACCTGGGTGGGAGGTTCACATGGCCACCAA CTTGATCGGACCCTTCGTCTTCACGaaccgcctcctccccctcctcaagAACGCCGTCAGGGAGcccggctccgacgtccGCGTCGTGACGATGAGCTCAAGCGCCCAGACGGCCATGGTCCCGTCCAGCTACAAGTTCCGCTTCACCACCGCCGACTTCCTCCGCAACCCGGtcccctcgccgccgtggcaGTGGCGCTACCTCGGCCGCTTCATCTTCGGCTTCGACACGACGCGATACGGCGtctccaaggccgccaacgccatcttCGCCCAGGAGCTCCAGCGGCGGTTGGACGAGCAGAAGCTGCCGATCGTGTCGCTGGCGGTCCATCCGGGCGAggtcgccaccgccggcgtcgacagAATTAACACGGCCCTGGTAAGGGCGATCTCGCACTTGATGTTTGTATCGCCGGAGCAGGGCGCGGCGACCCCCGTTTTCGCCGCCGTAGCGAAGGAAGTCCGTCAGGATCCGCTCAAGTACAACGGCAAGTTTGTCTTTCCCGTCGGCGCTCTGGGGCAGCCCAACGCGGTCGCCTCGGACGAAAAGCAAGTTCAGGGTCTGTGGCAAAACACGACGGCGGAGGTGAACAAGCACCTGCAGGCTGAAGGGCTCCCTCTTCTGAGTCCGTGGTAG